The sequence GAGCATGCATCATACAAGTCAAGCAGAAAATGGCTCAAGCTTTTACCAACCAAAAATGAGCACGTAATTCTAGGCCCCGGAGAAGATGCAGGTGTTGTAAAGTTTGACGAAAACACTGCTATAGTCGTTGGAATAGAGAGCCACAACCATCCCTCGGCTGTTGAGCCTTATGGCGGAGCGGCCACAGGAGTTGGAGGAATTGTGAGGGATATACTCTGTATGGGTGCTCGTCCCATAGCTTTGCTCGACCCTATACGCTTCGGGCCGATTGAGAGGGAGCGCAACCGCTATTTGTTCGAGTATGTTGTTAAGGGAATAGCAGATTATGGAAATAGAATTGGTGTCCCAACAGTTGGTGGGGAAACGGAATTTGATGAAAGCTTAGATAACTACACACTTGTGAACGTGGCATGCATTGGTTTAATGAGGCCTGAAGAACTTGTGCACAGTTATGTTGAGGAGAGCGGACTTCTCCTAGTTTTGGTGGGAAACAAAACGGGAAGAGATGGAATTCATGGAGTTACATTTGCGAGCGAAGAGCTAAGCGAGAATGCGGAAGAGGAAGACCGCTCAGCTGTTCAAATTCCAGATCCATTCACAGAGAAACTTTTGATTGAGGCAACTCTTGAGGCCCTTGCAACTGGGAAAGTCAAGGCCCTTAAAGACCTCGGTGGTGGGGGTTTAACATGTGCTTCATCAGAGATGGCCGGAAAGAAAGGTTTTGGAGCCATAATCTATGCAGACAGAGTCCCCCAAAGAGAGCCAAACATGAATCCAATGGAAATTATGATCTCAGAAAGCCAGGAAAGAATGCTCTTTGCCGTTAGAAAGGAAGATGTCACTGATATAGGTAAGATCTTTGAAAAATACGAACTCGAATGGACTATTGTAGGAGAAACCATAGAAGAGCCTCGATACATTGTTTATTGGAATGACGAAAAAATAGCAGACCTCCCTATAGATCTATTAGCAGACGTTCCCATAATAGAGTGGGAAGCTAAACCATATGATATCGAAAAAGATGTACAAACACCAGAAATCAGCGTTGAGGAGGCCCTCCTTGAAGTTCTCTCAAGCCCCAATATAATTAGTAAAGCATGGATATGGCAACAATATGACCATGAAGTTCAGGGAAGGACTGTCTTAAAGCCTGGCCTTGATGCAACAGTTCTCAAGATAAACGACGAATATGGTTTAGCCTTTGTGAGCGATGGAAATCCCTCCTATTCTCACTTAAACCCATATCACGGAGCAATGAGCGCTGTTGCTGAGGTGGTAAGAAACCTCGCTAGCGTTGGAGCAAGACCCCTAGCACTCGTAGACAACCTTAACTTTGCCTCACCTGAAAGGCCCGAAGTTTACTGGAGCTTCATAGAAACCATTAAAGGATTGGCTGATGCAGCAAAAGCTTTTGACCTAGCCTATGTCAGTGGGAACGTTAGTTTCTACAATGAGGTAGGAAACAAACCCATAAAACCAACACCAGTCGTTGCTGGTCTCGGAAAAGTGAAGCTTGAAAACATTACAACAATGGGCTTCAAAGACGAAGGTGATTTAATAGCGGTAGTGGGAACCACCAAAAAAGAGCTTGGAGGAAGCGAGTTTTACAGAATTTTTGGTATCAAAGAGGGAATCGCTCCGAGAGTTGACCTTGAAAGGGAGAAACAAAACGTTGAAGGTATTTTGAAAGCAATCGAGCTCAAGCTTGTCAAAGCTGTTCATGATGTAAGCAAAGGAGGACTAGCCATTGCACTTATAGAAATGGCAATTGCAGGAAATAAGGGATTTGAGATAGACATAACAAAAATCCCGACAGAAGAGGAGCTTTCACCAGTAGAAGTGCTCTTTTCAGAGACTCAAGGACGATTTATAGTGAGCTTCGAAGAAAAGAATCTCGAGAAAGTTAAAGACCTCTTCAATGAGTTTGCTATTATCGGGAAAGTAACAGGAAAAACACTACTATTCAAACATGAAAACAAAGAAACTGCAAGTTTAAACTTGGAGAGTGCTAAAGCACTTCATAACTCACTTCCTGCGCTTTTGGGGGAGTGAAACTTTCTTAATTTTGCAATATTATTTTTGTATTTTTAGACTCTTTCTACCAGAAAACTTTAAAACAAAGTCCCGAACATTTGTTCGGGGAGAATTGTGAGAATAGGAATAGTAGGAAACGGGATAGCAGGGTTAACAGCTGCAATAGCTCTTGCAAAAAAGGGAACTGAGGTTTATATTGTTGGAGACACTATAAAAAAGACGAATTCTTATTTGGCCCAAGCAGGTATAGCATTTCCAATCTTAAGTGGGGACTCTATAAAGAATCATGTTCTCGATACAATAAAAGCAGGTAGGCATCTAAACACTGAAGAAGTCGTTTGGAGTGTTATTTCGAGATCAAGCGAAGCCTATGATTTTTTACTCTCACTTGGAGTGGAATTTGAAGAAAATGAAGTTGAAGGAGGGCATAGTTTTCCCAGGGTTTTCACGATCAAAAATGAAACCGGGAAGCATGTAACAAAGATCCTTTACACATGGGCGAGAGAGTTGAATGTCCACTTCATCAAAGGACTTGCAGAATCATTAGCTATTGAAAACAGCAAATGTTATGGTGTATTTCTTGATGGTGAACTCTTAAGATTCGATGCCACAGTTTTAGCAATTGGAGGCTATACTGCTTTATTCAAATACACAGCTGGATCCCCACTCAATCTCGGTATACTGATTGGAGATGCTGTTATGAAGGGGGCTTTAGCAAGAGATTTAGAATTTGTTCAATTTCATCCCACTGGATTCATTGGGAAGAGTGGAGTAAAGCTCATAAGCGAAGCAGTGAGGGGAGCTGGAGCCAAGCTGGTCAATTCAAATGGGGAGAGGTTTGTCAATGAACTTGAGCCAAGAGACATCGTTGCAAGGGCTATTTATATGCAAATACAGGAGGGAAAGGAGGTTTATTTGGATGCCACTCACGTAGAAGACTTCAAGTTAAGGTTTCCCCAAATATATGCATTTCTCAAACAGGAAGGTATAAATCCTGAGAAAACTATGATACCAGTCTCTCCAATAGCTCATTATTCAATTGGCGGTTTAAATGTTGACATTTATTATAGAACCAACATAAAGAGCTTGTATGCCATTGGGGAAGCTGCTAATAATGGATTTCATGGGGCAAATAGATTGGCAAGTAATTCACTCCTAGAATGTATCGTAAGCGGCCTTGAAGTTTCAAGGACTATTTTTAGAGAGAGACCAAAACTTAGAGAAAATACAGAGCCAGCGAATACTAGCCAAGAAGCCGGGGATGTAGAGCAGATTAGGGAAGTACTTTGGGAACATGCAGGGATTGTGAGAAGTGGAGAAAAGCTCAAGGAAGGTATTAAAAAGCTTAAAAACATTGAAGCAGATGAGAGAATTAAATGCCTCGCAGAAGGGATTCTAAAGAGTGCCTTATGGAGAGAGGAAAGTAGAGGTGTGCACTATAGAGCAGACTTTCCATTCACAAGAGAGGAGTTTAAGAAACCCAGCTTTTGGAGGTGCTAATATGGACTTAATTAAGGAAATTATGCGGCTTAAAGAAGAAAAGAATGCGGTAATATTAGCCCACAACTATCAGCTACCTGAGATACAAGATATAGCTGATTTTTTAGGGGATAGCCTCGAATTAGCAAGAAAAGCTGTAAATGTTGATGCCGACATTATAGTTTTTGCTGGCGTTGATTTTATGGCCGAAACTGCTAAAATTTTGAATCCCCACAAAAAAGTCCTCCTCCCAACAAGACGGGCAACATGTGCCATGGCCAACATGCTAAAGGTGGAACATATTCTTGAGGCTAAGGAAAAATATCATGGTGCCCCGGTCGTTCTTTATGTTAATACCACCGCCGAAACTAAAGCCTACGCTGATGTAACAGTAACCTCGGCCAACGCTGCTAGGATAGTAGAGAAACTTAACGCAGATACAATAATTTTTGGGCCTGATAACAATTTAGCGTACTACGTCGCTAAAAAGACTGGCAAAAGGATTATCCCAATCCCAGAAGGTGGCCATTGTTATGTTCACAAAAAGTTCACCCTCGAAGATGTCAAAAGGGCAAGAAAAGAATATCCAAATGCAAAGCTAATGGTTCACCCCGAGTGCAATCCCGAAGTGCAGAAAGGAGCAGATTTAATAGTCTCAACTGGTGGGATGGTTAGAAACGCCTGCCAGCACGATGAGTGGGTTGTCTTTACTGAAAAGGAAATGATCTATAGGCTGCAAAAGCTCTATCCAGACAAAAAGTTCTATCCCGCAAATGAGGATGCCTTCTGCATTGGAATGAAATCAATTACGCTCAAGCACATCTACGAGGCCCTTAGAGACGAGAAATACGAAATTGAAGTGCCCGAAGAAATTGCTGTAAAAGCCAAAAAGGCCATTGAAAGAATGCTGGAGATGAGCAAGTAGCTAAGTAGGGAGGTAAACTTTTCTACTTTCTTTACCTCTTAACTGAAAAAGGTGATGAAAAATGATTCCCCTTACATACCTTCTCCGCTTTTTGGAGGAAGATGTCCCATTCGGCGATGTCACAAGTGAAGCTGTTATTCCCGAGGATTTGGAGGCAGAGGCTGTAATTATAGCAAAGCAAGATGGAGTTATAGCGGGCCTAGAAGAGGCAAAGGCTCTTTTTGAACACTTCGGCGTTAAAGTTGAGCTTAAAGCTAAGGACGGCGATGACGTGAAAAAGGGAACTGTAGTTATAAAGCTCAAGGGCAATGCACGAAAGATTTTGCTGGTGGAGAGGACAGCATTAAACATCATAGGAAGAATGAGTGGTATAGCAACCCAAACTAGAAATCTTGTTGAAAAAGTTAGGGCTGTTAGCCCCAAAGTCAAAGTGGCAGGCACAAGAAAAACCCTCTTAAAACCCTTAGACAAGAAGGCAATACTAATAGGGGATGGTGAACCCCACAGGTTCAGCTTGAGCGATGCCATACTCATAAAAGATAACCATTTGGCGTTAGTACCCCTTGAAGAGGCCATTAAGCGGGCAAAAGCCTTTTCTGTTTATAAAATCGTTGAGGTCGAGGTGGAAAGCCTAGAAGATGCGCTAAAAGCTGCTAAAGCTGGGGCTGATGTAATAATGCTCGATAACATGACCCCAGAACAAATCGAGGAAGTCCTTGAAGCTTTAAAGCGCGAAGGGCTCAGGGATAAAGTCAAAATTGAAGTGAGTGGAGGCATAACTGAAGAAAATATCCAGGATTATGCAAAGCTCGATATCGACGTTATAAGCCTTGGAGCTCTAACACACAGCGTAAAGAACTTTGATGTCAGTTTAGAAATATTAAAAGAGGATTAACTTTGCTTTAATTTTTTCTAATCATGTCGGTTATGAGGCGTATCGCACACAGATCCCCACACATTGAGCATGCCTCTGTCGAGGTTGGCCTATTTTCTCTGATTTCCTCAAAACGGTCTTTGTCCATTGCAAGCTCAAATTGTTTCTCCCAATCTAAGGAGCCTCTTGCTAGGCTCATCAAGTAGTCTTTGTAATACTCCTCCCTAAAGCGCGTTAGGTTTATGGCATGGGCTGCCAGCTTTGTAGCTATCACTCCGAGACGAACGTGCTCCTTAGTTGGCAAACCCAAGTGTTCAGCTGGTGTAACATAACAAAGGAAGTCTGCTCCATTCAAAGCAGCTATTGCTCCTCCAATGGCCCCAGCTATGTGGTCGTAGCCTGGGAAAATGTCAGTCACTAAGGGGCCAAGGACATAGAAGGGAACGTTGTCCGTCGCAACCTTCGCTATTTTTATCTGCATTGGGATTTGGTCTATTGGGACATGCCCGGGCCCTTCAACCATCGTTTGAACTCCAAATTCTCTCGCCCTTCTTACCAAGCGCCCCAATGTATAGAGCTCACTCATTTGAAGCTCATCTCCAGCGTCTGGCAGACCGCCGGGTCTAAGACCATCGCCTAAGCTCAAAACCACATCATATTCCTTGGCAAGCTCCAAAAGGTAGTCGTAGTCTTTGTAGAACGGGTTCTCTTTTTCCCAATGGAGTATCCAAGCCGCCAAGAATGTGCCTCCCCTCGAGACCATACCAACAACTCTCGTAGTGCGCTTCATCTTTTCAACAACCTCTTTAGTAACGCCGACGTGAATAGTTGCATAATCAATACCATCCTTAAAGTGTTTCTCAACAGCGTTCCACATGTCATCCTCGCTCATCTCGATGATGGCCTTTCCTTTGACGAGCATCTCCTCAGCAGCTTGATAAATTGGAACACTTCCAATAGGCACATCAACAGCCCTCATGATTTTCTTCCTTATCTTGTCCAAATCACCGCCCGTTGACAAGTCCATTATCGTGTCGGCCCCGTACTTCACGGCTATCTTGGCCTTCTCAATTTCTTCTTCAACGTTCACTATGTCCCTTGAGGTTCCGATGTTTGCATTAATTTTTACCCTCACTCCTCTACCTACG comes from Thermococcus sp. EP1 and encodes:
- the purL gene encoding phosphoribosylformylglycinamidine synthase subunit PurL — its product is MFPHEEELIKERLDREPNEVEKAMLEVMWSEHASYKSSRKWLKLLPTKNEHVILGPGEDAGVVKFDENTAIVVGIESHNHPSAVEPYGGAATGVGGIVRDILCMGARPIALLDPIRFGPIERERNRYLFEYVVKGIADYGNRIGVPTVGGETEFDESLDNYTLVNVACIGLMRPEELVHSYVEESGLLLVLVGNKTGRDGIHGVTFASEELSENAEEEDRSAVQIPDPFTEKLLIEATLEALATGKVKALKDLGGGGLTCASSEMAGKKGFGAIIYADRVPQREPNMNPMEIMISESQERMLFAVRKEDVTDIGKIFEKYELEWTIVGETIEEPRYIVYWNDEKIADLPIDLLADVPIIEWEAKPYDIEKDVQTPEISVEEALLEVLSSPNIISKAWIWQQYDHEVQGRTVLKPGLDATVLKINDEYGLAFVSDGNPSYSHLNPYHGAMSAVAEVVRNLASVGARPLALVDNLNFASPERPEVYWSFIETIKGLADAAKAFDLAYVSGNVSFYNEVGNKPIKPTPVVAGLGKVKLENITTMGFKDEGDLIAVVGTTKKELGGSEFYRIFGIKEGIAPRVDLEREKQNVEGILKAIELKLVKAVHDVSKGGLAIALIEMAIAGNKGFEIDITKIPTEEELSPVEVLFSETQGRFIVSFEEKNLEKVKDLFNEFAIIGKVTGKTLLFKHENKETASLNLESAKALHNSLPALLGE
- a CDS encoding L-aspartate oxidase; its protein translation is MVRIGIVGNGIAGLTAAIALAKKGTEVYIVGDTIKKTNSYLAQAGIAFPILSGDSIKNHVLDTIKAGRHLNTEEVVWSVISRSSEAYDFLLSLGVEFEENEVEGGHSFPRVFTIKNETGKHVTKILYTWARELNVHFIKGLAESLAIENSKCYGVFLDGELLRFDATVLAIGGYTALFKYTAGSPLNLGILIGDAVMKGALARDLEFVQFHPTGFIGKSGVKLISEAVRGAGAKLVNSNGERFVNELEPRDIVARAIYMQIQEGKEVYLDATHVEDFKLRFPQIYAFLKQEGINPEKTMIPVSPIAHYSIGGLNVDIYYRTNIKSLYAIGEAANNGFHGANRLASNSLLECIVSGLEVSRTIFRERPKLRENTEPANTSQEAGDVEQIREVLWEHAGIVRSGEKLKEGIKKLKNIEADERIKCLAEGILKSALWREESRGVHYRADFPFTREEFKKPSFWRC
- the nadA gene encoding quinolinate synthase NadA, whose translation is MDLIKEIMRLKEEKNAVILAHNYQLPEIQDIADFLGDSLELARKAVNVDADIIVFAGVDFMAETAKILNPHKKVLLPTRRATCAMANMLKVEHILEAKEKYHGAPVVLYVNTTAETKAYADVTVTSANAARIVEKLNADTIIFGPDNNLAYYVAKKTGKRIIPIPEGGHCYVHKKFTLEDVKRARKEYPNAKLMVHPECNPEVQKGADLIVSTGGMVRNACQHDEWVVFTEKEMIYRLQKLYPDKKFYPANEDAFCIGMKSITLKHIYEALRDEKYEIEVPEEIAVKAKKAIERMLEMSK
- the nadC gene encoding carboxylating nicotinate-nucleotide diphosphorylase, whose product is MIPLTYLLRFLEEDVPFGDVTSEAVIPEDLEAEAVIIAKQDGVIAGLEEAKALFEHFGVKVELKAKDGDDVKKGTVVIKLKGNARKILLVERTALNIIGRMSGIATQTRNLVEKVRAVSPKVKVAGTRKTLLKPLDKKAILIGDGEPHRFSLSDAILIKDNHLALVPLEEAIKRAKAFSVYKIVEVEVESLEDALKAAKAGADVIMLDNMTPEQIEEVLEALKREGLRDKVKIEVSGGITEENIQDYAKLDIDVISLGALTHSVKNFDVSLEILKED
- the thiC gene encoding phosphomethylpyrimidine synthase ThiC; its protein translation is MTQMKDAKKGIITEEMKFIAEMEGIKAEELRKNVAKGYTVIFRNLVHDWVKPVAVGRGVRVKINANIGTSRDIVNVEEEIEKAKIAVKYGADTIMDLSTGGDLDKIRKKIMRAVDVPIGSVPIYQAAEEMLVKGKAIIEMSEDDMWNAVEKHFKDGIDYATIHVGVTKEVVEKMKRTTRVVGMVSRGGTFLAAWILHWEKENPFYKDYDYLLELAKEYDVVLSLGDGLRPGGLPDAGDELQMSELYTLGRLVRRAREFGVQTMVEGPGHVPIDQIPMQIKIAKVATDNVPFYVLGPLVTDIFPGYDHIAGAIGGAIAALNGADFLCYVTPAEHLGLPTKEHVRLGVIATKLAAHAINLTRFREEYYKDYLMSLARGSLDWEKQFELAMDKDRFEEIRENRPTSTEACSMCGDLCAIRLITDMIRKN